The proteins below come from a single Mya arenaria isolate MELC-2E11 chromosome 8, ASM2691426v1 genomic window:
- the LOC128242070 gene encoding T-cell immunomodulatory protein-like, translating into MTQIYFFLLVFLLIKCCLTLEDVTDKIFGSKPHGFISAFGDFNADKYTDIFVISETGNAVELYLADNDKEFTQKTLLDNSTFKSSISSVVPADFDGDLQMDVLVTFNEKEDDRSFVTGRIYWGDGGSLSKDENLQLSKMTDQPLVMDYNADMIPDLFGESADGTRQFWIMSGSRNVTVVKMALPEGKEKFDPLWSPQTSAFLDINNDLTADMMVVSQAGGIPQLEYWINKNGVLTWDGKTIPVKIEGKEIQVYGQITFVDLDGDLRVDPLIPVCEDKDCSNSLLLVYNGEKWVNLPLGLDYSGVKWNFLPPGKSGAPSFITVPPTLRVGDFNLDSHPDLIAVLGNATENLHRAVLLYNKDCEGDCGGFSRRFEIRWDTWLESHDVRALLPAFYDVRDSGILDIIVTALDSKDSPVIQIRKQDFVDDACFVKVTVVSGRCDYDCPGDRKPYGVNQPGPTIRYKTLDVKGDTQQKVAFQLSQSAYLPLQLPYTVFGLGQTPNFVDSLWVGIPTNTSSALNREWQSVIPNSQLLIIPHPIHDPSGWTSKLFVMPSRLMLLTGAALLGTCGFIAGLVAVLHWRDKVEDKKEKRQEAQKFHFDAM; encoded by the exons AtgactcaaatatattttttccttttaGTTTTTCTCcttattaagtgttgtttaaCCCTTGAAGATGTTACCGACAAAATATTTGGTTCAAAACCACATGGCTTCATCTCAGCTTTTGGTGATTTTAATGCTGACAAGTACACAGACATATTTGTCATATCTGAAACAG GTAATGCAGTGGAACTTTACTTAGCTGACAATGATAAAGAATTTACACAAAAGACGCTTCTTGACAATTCCACATTCAAGTCAAGCATTTCCAGTGTGGTTCCAGCAGACTTTGATGGTGATTTACAGATGGATGTCCTAGTAACGTTCAACGAGAAGGAAGATGATCGTTCTTTTGTAACAGGAAGAATATACTGGGGAGATGGCGGTTCTCTCAGTAAAG ATGAAAATTTGCAGTTATCAAAAATGACAGATCAGCCTCTTGTGATGGA CTACAATGCTGACATGATACCGGATTTGTTTGGTGAGAGTGCAGATGGGACAAGGCAGTTTTGGATCATGAG TGGTAGCAGAAACGTCACTGTGGTTAAAATGGCTCTTCCTGAGGGAAAGGAGAAGTTTGACCCCCTGTGGAGCCCACAAACTAGTGCCTTTCTTGATATAAACAATGACCTGACTGCAG aTATGATGGTTGTCTCGCAGGCTGGTGGAATACCCCAATTGGAATACTGGATAAATAAG AATGGAGTTTTGACTTGGGATGGAAAAACAATTCCAGTAAAGATTGAAGGGAAAGAAATTCAAGTCTATGGGCAGATAACTTTTGTAGATCTAG ACGGTGATCTACGTGTGGACCCTCTTATTCCGGTGTGTGAAGACAAGGATTGTTCGAACAGCCTGCTGTTGGTTTATAATGGAGAAAAG TGGGTTAACCTTCCACTGGGTCTTGACTACAGTGGGGTTAAGTGGAACTTCTTACCTCCCGGGAAATCTGGGGCCCCCAGTTTCATCACTGTACCCCCGACATTGAGGGTCGGGGATTTCAACCTTGACAGTCACCCAGATCTGATAGCTGTACTGGGAAATGCCACTGA GAATTTACATCGTGCAGTGTTGCTTTACAATAAAGACTGTGAAGGGGATTGTGGGGGATTTTCCCGGAGATTTGAGATCCGCTGGGACACCTGGCTAGAGTCACATGATGTTCGTGCTCTGCTGCCAGCATTCTACGATGTCAGGGATAGC gGTATACTTGACATTATTGTTACAGCCCTTGACAGTAAGGACTCCCCAGTTATACAAATCAGGAAGCAGGATTTTGTGGATGACGCCTGCTTTGTAAAGGTCACAG TGGTCAGTGGAAGGTGTGACTACGACTGTCCAGGTGACAGAAAG CCGTATGGTGTGAATCAGCCAGGTCCAACAATACGGTACAAGACCTTGGATGTAAAGGGAGACACTCAACAGAAAGTTG CGTTCCAGCTGTCTCAATCAGCCTACCTCCCTCTGCAGCTGCCCTATACTGTGTTTGGGCTTGGGCAAACGCCGAACTTTGTAGACAGTTTATGGGTGGGCATACCTACTAATACATCG tcagCCCTTAACAGAGAATGGCAGTCGGTGATCCCTAATTCACAGTTACTCATTATTCCCCACCCTATACATGATCCCTCTGG GTGGACAAGCAAGTTGTTTGTGATGCCGAGTCGTCTGATGTTGCTCACGGGAGCTGCACTGTTGGGGACGTGTGGCTTCATTGCGGGTCTTGTTGCTGTCTTACACTGGAGAGATAAG GTCGAGGACAAGAAAGAGAAACGCCAAGAAGCTCAAAAATTCCACTTTGATGCCATGTAG